One window of Herpetosiphon gulosus genomic DNA carries:
- a CDS encoding response regulator transcription factor → MAAIITIIEDEERIAHWMQLYLEQAGFTTYLASDGLAGLALVQQHQPSLVVLDLMLPKLDGLAVFKVIRQTSNIPIIMVTARSSDEERIYGLELGADDYVGKPFNARELVARVRAVLRRSQPIYASQTLKRGPIELDLEQHHCTVNQQPVELSKIQLALLATFMRHPNQILSREQLLEAVFAGDYAGFDRSLDAHIARLRQRIEHDRTNPQYIVTVYGLGYKFVD, encoded by the coding sequence ATGGCCGCAATAATCACCATTATTGAAGATGAAGAACGAATTGCCCATTGGATGCAGTTGTATCTTGAGCAAGCGGGCTTTACAACCTATTTGGCCAGCGATGGCCTAGCAGGCTTGGCTTTGGTGCAGCAACACCAGCCAAGTTTAGTCGTTTTAGACCTGATGCTGCCCAAATTGGATGGCTTAGCGGTCTTCAAGGTGATTCGTCAAACCAGCAATATACCGATTATTATGGTAACTGCGCGTAGCAGCGATGAAGAACGAATCTATGGCTTAGAGCTTGGCGCTGATGATTATGTTGGCAAGCCATTCAATGCTCGCGAATTGGTAGCACGCGTTCGAGCAGTTTTGCGGCGCAGCCAGCCAATCTACGCTAGCCAAACGTTGAAACGCGGCCCAATCGAATTGGATTTGGAGCAACATCACTGCACCGTCAATCAGCAACCTGTCGAATTGAGCAAAATTCAATTGGCCTTGCTGGCGACGTTTATGCGCCATCCCAACCAAATTCTCAGCCGCGAACAGTTGCTTGAAGCAGTTTTTGCTGGCGATTATGCGGGCTTTGATCGTTCGCTCGATGCGCATATCGCGCGTTTGCGCCAACGCATTGAACATGATCGCACCAACCCACAGTATATCGTGACCGTGTATGGGCTGGGCTATAAATTTGTTGATTAG